From Haemorhous mexicanus isolate bHaeMex1 chromosome 2, bHaeMex1.pri, whole genome shotgun sequence, the proteins below share one genomic window:
- the EXOSC8 gene encoding exosome complex component RRP43 isoform X2: MAAAFKTVEPLEYYRRFLKENCRPDGRELGEFRTTTVNIGSITTADGSALVKLGNTTVICGVKAELAAPAVDSANKGYIVPNVELPSLCAERFRSGPPGEEAQAASQFIADVIENSQMIVKEDLCIANGKLAWVLYCDIICLDYDGNLLDASVFALLAALKNVQLPLVTINEETGLSEVNLKQKNPLIIRKHPVATSFAVFDEWKSSYRSQASGLYHQSNYKTQRSKEAHRQSNKKYNTKVNKKRALFKNGFVKIVFVTVFTNLLY; this comes from the exons ATGGCGGCGGCGTTCAA AACTGTGGAACCGTTGGAATATTACAGGAGGTTTTTG aaGGAGAACTGTCGGCCTGATGGAAGAGAGTTGGGTGAATTTCGGACAACCACTGTCAACATAG GTTCAATTACAACTGCAGATGGTTCTGCCCTGGTGAAGTTAGGAAATACCACGGTGATTTGTGGAGTAAAAGCG GAACTTGCTGCACCTGCAGTGGATTCTGCTAATAAGGGATATATTG TTCCAAATGtggagctgccatccctctgtGCCGAGAGGTTTCGCTCTGGACCACCTGGTGAAGAAGCTCAAGCAGCGAGCCAGTTCATTGCAGATGTGATTGAAAA TTCACAGATGATAGTGAAAGAAGATCTGTGTATTGCCAATGGTAAG CTTGCGTGGGTGTTATACTGTGATATCATATGTCTGGACTATGATGGAAACCTTCTGGATGCCAGTGTCTTTGCTTTGTTGGCAGCATTAAAAAATG TGCAATTGCCATTGGTTACAATAAACGAAGAAACTGGTTTATCAGAAGttaatttaaaacagaagaatCCTTTGATTATCAGAAAGCATCCGGTTGCCACATCATTTGCTGTATTTGATGA GTGGAAGTCCTCTTACAGGAGCCAAGCTTCAGGACTGTATCACCAGAGCAATTACAAGACACAAAGAAGTAAAGAAGCTCATAGACAAAGTAATAAAAAGTATAACACCAAAGTGAACAAAAAGAGAGCTCTTTTCAAAAATGGATTtgtaaaaattgtatttgttaCAGTGTTCACAAACCTTTTGTACTAA
- the ALG5 gene encoding dolichyl-phosphate beta-glucosyltransferase isoform X2 gives MPHEDAECRKGSAPNLRDPATRELSVVVPSYNEENRLPLMMDEALDYLEKRQKQDPSFTYEVIVVNDGSKDQTAKVAKAYCKKYGSDKVRVISLEKNRGKGGAVRTGVFSSRGKTILMADADGATKFADIEKVEEGLKNLRPWPEGMAISCGSRAHLEKDSIAKRSYFRTLLMYGFHFLVWFLCVKEIRDTQCGFKLLTREAALQTFSNLHIERWAFDVELLYIAQRLKIPIAEVAVNWTEIEGSKLVPFWSWLQMGRDLLFIRLRYMTGAWKLEAKKCN, from the exons ATGCCACACGAAGATGCTGAGTGCAGGAAAGGATCTGCACCAAATTTACGTGATCCTGCTACAAGAGAGCTCTCTGTCGTCGTGCCTTCATACAATGAGGAAAACCGGT TACCACTTATGATGGATGAAGCTTTGGATTATCTAGAAAAAAGAcag aaacaaGATCCTTCATTCACTTATGAAGTGATAGTGGTTAATGATGGTAGTAAAGATCAAACTGCAAAG GTTGCAAAGGCGTACTGCAAGAAATATGGAAGTGACAAAGTGCGAGTGatatctttggaaaaaaatcgAGGGAAAGGGGGAGCAGTCAGGACG GGTGTCTTTAGCTCTCGGGGGAAAACGATTCTTATGGCTGATGCAGATGGAGCTACAAAATTTGCAGATATTGAAAAAGTAGAAGAAGGTCTAAAGAATCTCCGGCCATGGCCA GAAGGGATGGCTATTTCCTGTGGTTCTAGAGCTCATCTGGAGAAGGACTCAATAGCAAAG CGCTCTTACTTTAGAACTCTCCTCATGTATGGGTTCCACTTCCTGGTGTGGTTTCTCTGTGTCAAAGAGATCCGGGACACACAGTGTGGATTTAAACTTCTAACCAGAGAAGCTGCCTTGCAGACTTTCTCAAACCTTCACATAGAACGCTG GGCGTTTGATGTGGAACTTCTTTATATAGCCCAGCGCTTGAAAATACCTATAGCAGAAGTTGCTGTCAACTGGACTGAAATAGAAG GTTCTAAGTTAGTTCCCTTTTGGAGCTGGCTGCAGATGGGCAGGGATCTTCTTTTTATACGACTGCGATATATGACTGGTGCCTGGAAGCTTGAAGCAAAGAAATGTAATTAG
- the ALG5 gene encoding dolichyl-phosphate beta-glucosyltransferase isoform X1 produces the protein MALPPLPSLPLSLPAAALALAALAAFLLVLICVIAHVTAKTMPHEDAECRKGSAPNLRDPATRELSVVVPSYNEENRLPLMMDEALDYLEKRQKQDPSFTYEVIVVNDGSKDQTAKVAKAYCKKYGSDKVRVISLEKNRGKGGAVRTGVFSSRGKTILMADADGATKFADIEKVEEGLKNLRPWPEGMAISCGSRAHLEKDSIAKRSYFRTLLMYGFHFLVWFLCVKEIRDTQCGFKLLTREAALQTFSNLHIERWAFDVELLYIAQRLKIPIAEVAVNWTEIEGSKLVPFWSWLQMGRDLLFIRLRYMTGAWKLEAKKCN, from the exons ATggcgctgccgccgctcccgtccctgcccctgtccctgcccgcAGCCGCGCTGGCGCTAGCGGCCCTCGCCGCCTTCCTCCTCGTCCTG ATTTGTGTAATCGCTCATGTAACTGCCAAAACAATGCCACACGAAGATGCTGAGTGCAGGAAAGGATCTGCACCAAATTTACGTGATCCTGCTACAAGAGAGCTCTCTGTCGTCGTGCCTTCATACAATGAGGAAAACCGGT TACCACTTATGATGGATGAAGCTTTGGATTATCTAGAAAAAAGAcag aaacaaGATCCTTCATTCACTTATGAAGTGATAGTGGTTAATGATGGTAGTAAAGATCAAACTGCAAAG GTTGCAAAGGCGTACTGCAAGAAATATGGAAGTGACAAAGTGCGAGTGatatctttggaaaaaaatcgAGGGAAAGGGGGAGCAGTCAGGACG GGTGTCTTTAGCTCTCGGGGGAAAACGATTCTTATGGCTGATGCAGATGGAGCTACAAAATTTGCAGATATTGAAAAAGTAGAAGAAGGTCTAAAGAATCTCCGGCCATGGCCA GAAGGGATGGCTATTTCCTGTGGTTCTAGAGCTCATCTGGAGAAGGACTCAATAGCAAAG CGCTCTTACTTTAGAACTCTCCTCATGTATGGGTTCCACTTCCTGGTGTGGTTTCTCTGTGTCAAAGAGATCCGGGACACACAGTGTGGATTTAAACTTCTAACCAGAGAAGCTGCCTTGCAGACTTTCTCAAACCTTCACATAGAACGCTG GGCGTTTGATGTGGAACTTCTTTATATAGCCCAGCGCTTGAAAATACCTATAGCAGAAGTTGCTGTCAACTGGACTGAAATAGAAG GTTCTAAGTTAGTTCCCTTTTGGAGCTGGCTGCAGATGGGCAGGGATCTTCTTTTTATACGACTGCGATATATGACTGGTGCCTGGAAGCTTGAAGCAAAGAAATGTAATTAG
- the EXOSC8 gene encoding exosome complex component RRP43 isoform X1, with amino-acid sequence MAAAFKTVEPLEYYRRFLKENCRPDGRELGEFRTTTVNIGSITTADGSALVKLGNTTVICGVKAELAAPAVDSANKGYIVPNVELPSLCAERFRSGPPGEEAQAASQFIADVIENSQMIVKEDLCIANGKLAWVLYCDIICLDYDGNLLDASVFALLAALKNVQLPLVTINEETGLSEVNLKQKNPLIIRKHPVATSFAVFDDTLLIVDPTAEEEDLATGTVTIVTDEEGRLCSVHKPGGSPLTGAKLQDCITRAITRHKEVKKLIDKVIKSITPK; translated from the exons ATGGCGGCGGCGTTCAA AACTGTGGAACCGTTGGAATATTACAGGAGGTTTTTG aaGGAGAACTGTCGGCCTGATGGAAGAGAGTTGGGTGAATTTCGGACAACCACTGTCAACATAG GTTCAATTACAACTGCAGATGGTTCTGCCCTGGTGAAGTTAGGAAATACCACGGTGATTTGTGGAGTAAAAGCG GAACTTGCTGCACCTGCAGTGGATTCTGCTAATAAGGGATATATTG TTCCAAATGtggagctgccatccctctgtGCCGAGAGGTTTCGCTCTGGACCACCTGGTGAAGAAGCTCAAGCAGCGAGCCAGTTCATTGCAGATGTGATTGAAAA TTCACAGATGATAGTGAAAGAAGATCTGTGTATTGCCAATGGTAAG CTTGCGTGGGTGTTATACTGTGATATCATATGTCTGGACTATGATGGAAACCTTCTGGATGCCAGTGTCTTTGCTTTGTTGGCAGCATTAAAAAATG TGCAATTGCCATTGGTTACAATAAACGAAGAAACTGGTTTATCAGAAGttaatttaaaacagaagaatCCTTTGATTATCAGAAAGCATCCGGTTGCCACATCATTTGCTGTATTTGATGA CACGTTACTCATTGTTGATCCAACTGCTGAAGAAGAAGATTTAGCAACTGGAACAGTAACCATTGTAACTGATGAAGAAGGCAGACTGTGTTCTGTCCATAAACCAG GTGGAAGTCCTCTTACAGGAGCCAAGCTTCAGGACTGTATCACCAGAGCAATTACAAGACACAAAGAAGTAAAGAAGCTCATAGACAAAGTAATAAAAAGTATAACACCAAAGTGA